The Nonlabens spongiae genome contains a region encoding:
- a CDS encoding helix-turn-helix domain-containing protein, which translates to MENSFGQMIRSLRINKGLLLREASSLLNIDVAILSKIENGRRSAPWDLINRIADRYAVEINDLIIAWHVDKISKQLKTEKNATEIIDILKVKFQDGTA; encoded by the coding sequence ATGGAAAATTCTTTCGGTCAAATGATTCGATCTTTAAGAATCAATAAAGGTTTACTTCTTCGTGAAGCTTCTTCCTTATTAAATATTGATGTTGCTATTTTAAGTAAAATCGAAAATGGAAGGAGATCTGCACCATGGGATTTGATAAATAGAATAGCTGATCGGTATGCGGTGGAAATAAATGATTTAATCATAGCTTGGCATGTAGATAAAATATCAAAGCAGCTAAAAACAGAAAAAAATGCGACAGAGATTATCGATATTTTAAAGGTAAAATTTCAGGATGGAACAGCCTAA
- a CDS encoding DUF3800 domain-containing protein translates to MEQPKLMDFHRFLDEAGDTTFYGKGKRNIIGSNGVSNVFILGMVKIKDPLDEVRDKINSLQNKITNDEFYHVPSVVKKIKKTGYYLHATDDIGEIRKEMFDLMKTINCSFEAVVGRKNIERYETKHKGKEEYFYADLLSHLLKNKLTKHQKLVLHISERGKSTKNHNLELAFLKAKQRFSRVKGNTEVKTNVVFNVNYPTKDPLLNLADYYCWSVQRVFEKGEMRFYNFLRDQISLVVDLYDTENYGDWMNYYDNKKNPLTSKNKISPPKH, encoded by the coding sequence ATGGAACAGCCTAAGTTAATGGATTTTCACCGATTTTTAGATGAAGCAGGTGATACCACATTTTATGGAAAAGGTAAAAGAAATATTATTGGATCTAACGGCGTTTCAAACGTTTTTATTTTAGGCATGGTGAAGATCAAAGACCCGTTAGATGAGGTGAGAGATAAAATCAATTCTCTTCAAAATAAAATAACTAATGATGAATTTTATCATGTTCCTAGTGTTGTGAAAAAGATTAAAAAAACTGGTTATTATTTGCACGCCACGGACGATATAGGAGAAATAAGAAAAGAGATGTTTGATTTAATGAAAACTATCAATTGTAGTTTTGAGGCTGTGGTAGGTAGAAAAAATATAGAACGATATGAGACTAAACACAAAGGCAAAGAAGAATATTTCTATGCAGACCTATTGTCTCATTTACTTAAAAATAAACTCACTAAACATCAAAAGCTTGTATTGCATATTTCTGAAAGAGGCAAAAGCACCAAAAATCATAATTTGGAATTAGCTTTCTTGAAAGCTAAACAGAGGTTTTCAAGAGTAAAAGGTAATACAGAGGTAAAAACTAACGTTGTTTTTAATGTAAATTATCCTACTAAAGACCCTTTATTAAATCTAGCAGACTATTACTGCTGGTCAGTTCAAAGGGTTTTTGAAAAAGGAGAAATGAGGTTTTATAATTTCCTGAGGGATCAGATTAGCCTTGTAGTTGATTTGTACGATACTGAAAATTACGGAGATTGGATGAACTACTACGATAATAAAAAGAATCCTTTAACTTCCAAAAATAAAATAAGCCCACCAAAACACTAA
- a CDS encoding alkane 1-monooxygenase encodes MLNDLKYLTAYLVPVFCIIGIALKGGFLFLTPVIIFGLVPLLELVMPQVTDNLEEDERSRKLSTKFFDVLLWLNLPIIYGVLFYGIYSYAFSPYSTAETIGLIFSLGIVTGSNGINVAHELGHRQESWERFLGKALLLPSLYMHFYIEHNYGHHQKAATVDDPASARYNENIYAFWLRSVPNQYINAWKIQRQILKSQNQSFFSLNNDMFWYQIIQFNYLLIAGLIFGWQVSLLLIAVAIVGFTLLEIINYLEHYGLQRKKKKSGRYEVVRPVHSWNSNHALGRILLYELTRHSDHHFRASKKFQVLDHHEISPQLPYGYPTMMVIALFPPLWFSLVNKRVPREMVSF; translated from the coding sequence GTGCTAAACGACCTCAAATACCTTACCGCTTATCTGGTTCCCGTCTTCTGCATCATCGGGATTGCTTTAAAAGGTGGGTTTTTATTTCTGACACCCGTAATCATTTTTGGTTTAGTGCCGCTGCTGGAACTGGTTATGCCTCAAGTAACAGATAATCTTGAAGAAGATGAACGGTCTAGGAAACTAAGCACCAAGTTCTTTGATGTGCTGCTTTGGTTGAACTTGCCTATTATCTATGGTGTTTTGTTCTACGGCATCTATAGTTATGCTTTCTCACCCTACTCTACAGCTGAAACAATTGGTTTGATCTTTTCTTTAGGTATCGTTACTGGTAGTAACGGCATTAACGTGGCGCATGAACTAGGCCATCGTCAAGAGAGTTGGGAACGGTTTTTAGGCAAGGCATTATTGCTACCCAGTCTTTACATGCACTTTTACATTGAGCATAACTACGGCCATCATCAGAAGGCTGCCACGGTGGACGATCCTGCGAGCGCCCGATATAATGAAAATATCTATGCATTCTGGCTACGATCCGTTCCCAATCAGTACATCAATGCGTGGAAGATTCAAAGACAAATACTCAAATCTCAAAACCAATCGTTTTTCTCTCTTAATAATGACATGTTCTGGTATCAAATCATTCAGTTCAATTACTTACTGATTGCTGGATTAATTTTTGGTTGGCAGGTCAGCTTGTTGCTGATCGCGGTGGCGATTGTGGGTTTCACGCTGCTGGAGATTATCAATTATCTCGAGCACTATGGATTGCAGCGCAAAAAGAAAAAATCTGGACGGTATGAAGTGGTGCGACCTGTTCATAGTTGGAATTCCAATCATGCCCTTGGTAGAATCCTCCTTTACGAACTCACCCGTCATAGTGACCATCACTTTAGAGCGAGCAAAAAATTCCAAGTACTTGATCATCATGAGATCAGCCCGCAGTTGCCTTACGGTTATCCTACAATGATGGTGATTGCACTGTTTCCACCATTGTGGTTTTCTTTAGTGAATAAGAGAGTGCCACGGGAGATGGTTTCTTTTTGA
- a CDS encoding DUF4175 family protein, with product MTDYQIIEHKLKKFISRYYQNELIKGVILFLALGLLYFLFTVVLEHFIWFNSTGRLILLLLFVGVQLGLLIKFIAIPLLRLNRLFSGIDFRQASSMIGNHFPEVSDKLTNILQLHAQGGDNELTWASINQKSAELKPIPFKRAIDFKKNSSYLKYLAIPVIIVAALFFTGNNDVITSSATRVADYKTEYTPPAPFTFKVMNEQLQTLEQKDLRMDVQVIGEKLPENVSIHYQGKTFYLNQEAADRYSFVFENPTENFEFYLEGNEVRSTDYQVTVGAVPVIEDFQLVLDYPAHTGKKDEVVRSTGNATIPQGTRVSWKLSARNATAVDFVEKDTVIAFDRAGDEFAFAKAVLQPTRYAISTSNDNIKDHERLSFKLDVTRDEYPEIEVAMKQDSIDTNIMYFKGQAADDYGLRSISLIYYKQNDQASKKRLTLRSNKGIFDQFFYTFPDRLVLEGGNTYQFYFEATDNDVVNNFKTARSEVFSFSKVDKSEEEDQLFQKQRESLSNIENALSEQEKQDRQLEELAKEQIEKKNRTYNDQKKLENALKNQEKQEQLMRQQMERVKDNLEKYNAEDDPMKNELKDRMEKSIEEIKENEELLKELQKYQDKLSKEELKDKIEQSQKKSKQQKRTLEQLLELTKRYYVEQKFEQLGRKLMDIAEKQEQQSEKEGSDNKKEDQDKLNEEYKKWEKELEELGKENEDLKKPMDLEFDPEDGDEIKEDQQGASEDLQEQKSSEAGKKQKNAAKKMKKQAQAMAAQSQSMSMQGQQEDAEMLRQILDNLVTFSVEQENLIEGVQEITKSSPSFGKKLRVQKDLEKAFKHVDDSLFALASRNPKISQDINKEITDIYYYLDKTLVQLGEFEMQQGSASQQFALKSANTLAAMLSNSLDQMNNAMSMSGQGMGKPGQGQGGGFQLSDIIQKQESLSKQGKDGKKPGEEGEAVQPGSSGQPGQEGEQGQQGQSGQSGQSGMSGQSGQSGEDGGQQGENGKQGGKDSRNGSGNGSGQGNTDSDENTYRESEEESARIYEIYKQQQELRNQLEDMIRKEGLEGKVGNITDRMKDVERRLIDRGYDRDVEKRMMQVTHELLKLKDAGLFQGKEDQREAERGNDSFSNPINKLNVDPAKYFNTKEILNRQVLPLQPQFKERVKEYFKDDD from the coding sequence ATGACAGACTACCAGATCATAGAGCATAAACTCAAGAAGTTCATCAGCCGTTATTATCAGAACGAGTTGATCAAAGGCGTGATACTTTTTCTTGCCTTGGGCTTATTGTATTTTCTATTTACGGTGGTTTTGGAACATTTTATTTGGTTCAACAGCACGGGTAGATTGATTTTGCTGCTTTTGTTTGTAGGTGTACAGTTAGGTTTGCTCATAAAATTTATTGCTATCCCGCTGTTACGGTTGAATCGGTTGTTTTCTGGAATTGATTTCAGACAGGCGAGTTCCATGATCGGGAATCACTTTCCAGAGGTGAGCGATAAACTAACTAATATTCTACAATTACACGCTCAAGGTGGCGATAACGAACTCACCTGGGCGAGTATCAATCAAAAAAGCGCAGAACTCAAACCTATTCCCTTCAAACGAGCTATTGATTTTAAAAAGAACAGCTCTTATCTCAAATATTTGGCGATTCCCGTGATAATTGTCGCAGCTTTATTTTTCACGGGAAACAATGATGTGATCACCAGCAGCGCTACCCGTGTTGCAGACTACAAAACCGAGTACACTCCGCCAGCACCCTTTACTTTCAAGGTAATGAATGAACAGCTTCAAACGCTGGAGCAAAAGGATTTGAGAATGGACGTACAGGTAATAGGGGAGAAACTACCTGAAAATGTCAGCATTCACTATCAGGGTAAAACTTTTTACCTGAATCAAGAGGCGGCAGACCGCTACAGCTTTGTTTTTGAAAATCCTACTGAGAATTTTGAATTCTATCTTGAGGGCAACGAGGTACGCAGTACTGATTATCAAGTGACTGTGGGTGCTGTTCCTGTAATTGAAGACTTCCAACTCGTTCTGGACTATCCAGCGCATACGGGCAAAAAGGATGAGGTCGTGCGCAGCACCGGTAATGCTACGATACCGCAGGGAACGCGGGTGAGTTGGAAACTTTCGGCTCGCAACGCAACGGCTGTGGATTTTGTTGAGAAGGATACGGTCATTGCTTTTGATAGGGCTGGTGATGAGTTCGCTTTCGCGAAAGCGGTATTACAACCCACTCGTTACGCCATTTCTACCTCAAATGATAATATCAAAGATCACGAACGACTGTCTTTCAAGCTCGATGTAACCCGTGATGAATATCCCGAGATTGAAGTAGCCATGAAGCAAGACTCGATCGATACAAACATTATGTATTTCAAAGGTCAAGCGGCAGATGATTATGGTCTGCGCTCTATATCACTTATTTATTATAAACAAAATGATCAAGCCAGTAAGAAAAGATTGACGCTACGGTCTAACAAGGGGATTTTTGACCAATTCTTCTACACCTTTCCAGATCGGTTAGTGTTAGAGGGCGGCAACACCTATCAATTCTATTTTGAGGCAACTGATAATGATGTGGTAAATAATTTCAAAACCGCACGGTCTGAAGTATTTTCCTTCAGTAAGGTGGATAAAAGTGAGGAAGAGGACCAACTTTTTCAAAAACAACGAGAATCCCTTTCCAATATTGAGAATGCGCTGTCTGAGCAAGAAAAACAAGATCGACAGCTAGAAGAACTGGCCAAGGAACAGATCGAGAAGAAAAATAGAACTTATAACGACCAGAAGAAGCTCGAGAATGCTTTAAAAAATCAAGAAAAGCAAGAGCAACTCATGCGCCAGCAAATGGAGCGGGTTAAAGACAATCTTGAAAAATACAATGCTGAAGATGATCCCATGAAAAATGAGCTGAAGGATCGCATGGAGAAAAGCATAGAAGAAATCAAAGAAAATGAGGAGCTTCTCAAAGAACTTCAGAAATATCAGGATAAACTCAGCAAGGAAGAACTCAAGGATAAAATTGAGCAATCCCAGAAGAAGTCCAAGCAACAGAAGCGCACGCTAGAGCAATTACTGGAGCTCACAAAGCGCTATTATGTGGAGCAAAAGTTTGAGCAACTGGGCCGTAAACTCATGGACATTGCTGAGAAACAAGAACAGCAATCAGAGAAGGAGGGTTCAGATAACAAAAAAGAAGATCAAGATAAACTTAACGAAGAGTATAAGAAATGGGAAAAGGAACTTGAAGAACTAGGTAAGGAAAATGAGGACTTGAAAAAACCCATGGATCTAGAATTTGATCCGGAGGATGGTGACGAGATTAAGGAAGATCAACAGGGAGCTAGTGAAGATTTGCAAGAACAGAAGTCATCAGAAGCGGGCAAAAAACAGAAAAACGCTGCCAAAAAGATGAAAAAGCAAGCCCAAGCAATGGCAGCACAGTCGCAAAGCATGAGTATGCAGGGTCAGCAAGAAGATGCGGAAATGCTCAGACAGATTCTCGATAATCTTGTAACATTTTCTGTAGAACAAGAGAATCTTATAGAGGGAGTTCAAGAAATCACAAAGAGCAGTCCGAGTTTCGGAAAAAAATTGAGGGTTCAAAAGGATTTAGAAAAGGCTTTCAAGCATGTTGATGACAGCTTGTTTGCATTGGCTTCTCGTAATCCCAAAATCAGTCAAGATATCAATAAAGAGATTACTGATATTTATTATTATTTAGACAAAACCCTTGTTCAACTTGGTGAATTTGAAATGCAACAAGGTTCAGCCTCTCAACAGTTTGCCTTGAAAAGTGCCAATACGCTTGCTGCTATGCTTAGCAATTCATTAGATCAAATGAATAATGCCATGAGTATGTCCGGTCAGGGTATGGGTAAGCCCGGTCAGGGTCAAGGTGGCGGTTTCCAATTATCTGATATTATTCAAAAGCAGGAATCTCTTTCCAAGCAAGGAAAGGATGGGAAGAAGCCTGGTGAAGAAGGTGAAGCCGTGCAGCCTGGTAGTTCGGGTCAGCCCGGTCAGGAGGGAGAACAAGGACAGCAAGGACAATCTGGTCAGTCAGGACAATCTGGAATGTCCGGTCAGTCTGGTCAGAGTGGAGAAGATGGAGGTCAACAGGGCGAGAACGGAAAACAAGGTGGAAAGGACAGCCGCAACGGTTCGGGTAACGGTAGTGGTCAAGGAAATACAGATTCTGACGAGAATACCTACCGCGAGTCTGAAGAGGAAAGCGCCCGCATTTACGAGATCTATAAGCAACAACAAGAGTTGCGGAATCAGTTGGAAGATATGATCCGTAAAGAAGGTTTAGAAGGAAAAGTGGGTAACATCACGGACCGCATGAAAGATGTAGAGCGCAGATTGATCGATAGGGGCTATGACCGTGATGTGGAAAAGCGTATGATGCAGGTCACTCACGAATTATTGAAACTAAAAGATGCTGGATTGTTTCAGGGTAAAGAAGATCAGAGAGAAGCGGAACGTGGAAACGACAGCTTTTCAAATCCGATTAACAAGCTCAACGTTGATCCTGCTAAGTACTTTAATACCAAGGAGATTTTAAACCGCCAAGTATTACCTTTGCAGCCGCAATTTAAAGAGCGTGTAAAGGAATATTTTAAGGACGATGATTAG